ACATTTGAAAGTAAGAATTGAAAAGCAAAAAGGGTATTTTTCTTTCATACGAAAAAGAAGAGGACAGACAACCACGAATTGGTTTTGGTGGGATGTAGAAAGGGATTTTCAAGCACAATCAACGACCCAGCTGCTTGTGAGGGTAATTAGAACTAAAGATAGGCTTCCATGTATTTGGTAGTCCAAGTCACGGGAAGGATCAGTAACAAGGGGAGAAAGCAAGTGCAGGTTAGATTCCGATGTtgtccccttacacaatgattctCGTATTTGGTTCCTATACTTGTGAAACTTAGTTtgtccccttacacaatgattgtTTAGTCCACTGACTGGCACCGGATATGTTTTGCACACAACTTACAAAACTTGGGTTTATAAAATTGGCAGGGGCAGCGCGGACGCACACCCCTTCAGGAACAAATTATGACGTAGACTCTCCCTCAATAGGGAGATCTTAGGCGAGCGCTCTTCCAAAGTGCAATGGAAGTCACTAACCTAGGCCATGATCAACCATAGACCCGTCCAGGTAAGTATGATCCACAGTTGCATTTCAAGCTTTTCTTATAGGGTTGTTTTCTGTATCTTTCCTTCTATCCAACCTGTGTGGACTACTATTTCATCTTTTCATGGGTAAAAGTTGGGCCTACAATCTTGTTGCCAACACAGTGCCTAAAAGCAGCATGTCTTTGAAACTTCTGAAAAATACAGTATGCAATAAGTTACTGTGTGCCAATGGCAATATTTTGGTGCTTTGATACCGAATCCGAGGGCAACATTTTCAAGTAGCTGAATTAGTAGAATGTTGATCTAATTTAAAAAAGAATAAATCCCACTGACTAGTTTAGGAAAACAAACTTAATGCAAGTTTGTAACCATAGAAAACTAGTTTTCTGCAAAGATTAGTCTTCTAATGATCCTTATGGTTTTTCGCAAATGTCATGTGTTAGATATGATTATTTAGATAGCCGGAGTAAATACTATTATACCTTTCACCGCATTCGCCGGAAGACAAGGTGCAATTCACAAAAACAGTGTGAAAAGTCTCGTACAACTCACAATAATGTCCTGCTGAAGCAAATGAGCGATATGTTTTATAAAAGATTTGTTCGGGTCACTCTATTGAGTTCGTTAAAAAGGAGATACGGTTGGCATCTCCCCTGACAGGGACATGAACGGCTTTCGAACTTACCTACTACCATAAATCTGGTTAATGCTACCCACCTTGATGGATCTTACCAAAAAAGGATTGCATTTGGAATTAGAGCATGAACTATTTCTAACGACTCCTAGGACAATCTAAGCGATTGTTAGAAAGACGAGGAATTACAATAACACGCACCAAGCGTGAAGCGGCCTTTGGAGAAAAAAATAGTCACCACTTGATAGGAACATGGGTTTGATAATTGGGGGAGAACAAAAGGAAGAAGTCAGTGAGAACCGTATATTGGTGAGGGACTCATGTTATTGCTGTGCTAAATAATTAAAGCCTTTAAGTGCATTTTCTAGATTCTCTATCGTTGAACCATGCCGCAACTAAGCTTGCTGCTTGCTTTGAACTTTGTGAGATGAAATCGTTGAGATGAGCGGAAAGCTCTTTATCAATGCCTCGGTGATTAATCCAGGCCCCGCTTACAGGGGATACGACATTTTGCTTCAAATTTTTACAAACAGGGAAATGTTAGTCAGCACTTGAATTGAGAGTTACTGGTCACGGGATCTAGTTCAAGACTCCTGCCAGGAGTTAACAATTAGCGTTCTTGCATTCCTCTAGCTATCTGCTAATGCAGAGTTGTCATTATCTTAAAGAACAAAATTATCATGCTTATGCTAAGTTGTTACACTATGTCAAAACGAAAGTTGTAATAAATTTTTTTGATCTGAAAAAGTTGCATTACATGCTAAAAATCTAGGAAGAGCAGTTAGATCAGAGGTATGGTCTAGTCTATTCAGATCAGAGAACCAGGTGGATTTCCTTGCCAACGCAAAAGCTGCCTTGTTTCCCTTCCTTTTTACAGCAAAACAAATTTTGCAGCTTCCTTGAATCTGGATACTATTGTGGTTGCACACAAAAAATTGAACTGAGGATGCTAATTAGCATTGAATCGTTAAAGATAGAAAATGCAACACAAAAGCAAGACCTGAACGTTTAATGCTTAGATTTGGTGGGGGTGCGCCAGGCCTTTGCAGTAGTGCAACGCAAAGGCGACGCTCGAGAACCCCAGCAGCAAGCTACTGTGATGGGAACTCTcccatgaaaaaaattaatttaatatcgtgtgagccgatggctcacatatcagatattaaactgataagaacagatactacacttgatcttagccaaaaggccgagaaaggtATGCTTGTTCTCCTTATCAGCTTCTCTTCTTATACAGTCTTATTTCCATTCCTAAGCTTTAACTAGTCTATGTGGGCCTATATGTTTTCCTCACCACCTTAGAcaagatgagttttttttttcagaaaGGAGGCAGCAATTTATAGTTGTGGATGCCTGGATGGGCTTTGTACAGGGTAATCAAGTTAACAAACTGGGCAGCGAGCTTTCTACAGATATCAGAGGACCACGAAATGTAATACAAGTAGTTATCAGGAGAAGTAGAAAAGGCTTGAAGAACCAGGATGAAATCCAATGTAAAACACCATTGCTGCATGAGAGGACTCGGAACACCTGAATGGTTAACCCAAAcaatatttcccttgcaaaaggATAATGCAAAAAATATTTGATCCAAGTTTTCATCGGCAACACCACATAAAGGGCATAAAGGATCCTCTAGAGGAATATACTTAGCCAAGAATGATTTAGTGGGTGGCACATTGTAAAGACATTCAAGAACCACCTACTTGCACAACTTCAGTATGAGTATCAATATTTGAACACTCAAAAGTTTTATGGTGTAATTTTCTAGTTTTAAGTAAATCGTATTTGAACTATACTTGAGCTCTATTAATTGCAGTCTGATATAACGGCACCTGGTGTTAACATTTTGGCAGCATGGTCCCCTGCTACCAATTGATGCAGACTATAAAACATTGCTTCAGGCACAGTCCACACATTTCCAGGATTGCCGCTTTCATAAAAGTCACACCAGAAAGAGGCAGAGTGGATACCGAGCAAGATCTGTAGTTATTGTAGTGTATCGCCGCTGAGAACTTGTTCATAGGAATGAATAGTAGCATCAGACTTGGGAAGACAGTCAGATAGCTGCGCAAACAAAAGAACGTTTTGATAGAAGCTTCTCTAGCCTAAAGAAATTCAGTAACTTTTCTGTTCCTACTCTTTAAACAAAGTAGGATTTACCCTATTTTCAAACACCGCATTCAGGTGTAGTAAGGCAGGGACCATTGTAACAACAATTTTGTAACTTCATGGATCTAAAATCCACTATCAAACACACTTCGGAGATTTTTCAATGCAGACAGTTCAGTAAAAATCTACATTTCATACCTACACATCTTTACTTCTCTTCTTGTAAGCTTTTTCTCAAGTAGTAACGAAGTTCTGCAGGTCCAGATACCCTATGGTAGAGCAATATGCCTAAGTAACAGAGAAACTTTGATTTGAAATTTGTTGGGTTCCTCTTAAAAAAGAGAAACCCTCCAAAAATAGGCGTATGCCGCTTATAAGCGGCAAGCACACGGTTTCATCAATAACGTCTTTTAATCATAAgttgatgaaactgaagatgatTGGTGAAGTCATGCTTCTGCTGTTGCACAAACTATATACAGTTGATTAAAAGACGCTCTGAAAAACTTCCAAGCCGCAGTGAGCTTTTGTCAAACTACATGAACCTATGTTCCCAACTCAGTAGTTAAATCTTGATTTAGCCATGCTGACATTGATTTTCTTCGATCTCTCAGTGTAGCTCTACAAATTCAAGTTGCACTTCTGTGCTATTTAAGCAGAAGTCAGTTACACTGGcaaactaaattgtaaaatatCACATTAAAGTTTAAGGGTCAACAGATGCAAGGTTTTAGATTTTTGGATATCCCAACATGCAAATTAACTATTCCCTAGAAACAAAGCAATACATGTTTTTCGATATCAGAGCACACGAGTTTTTCGATGTCAAACTAACTTGCAAATTACTTAATAAGATcttaacaaaatcaacagaagaGCATTATCAAACTTGAAGAAACTCTTGGAAGTGCTTTTATCTTCTCACTGAACTTCTTCATTACATTCAGTTTATCAGGTACGCCTCTTGTATTCGTTGAGGGTTAGCTCCCAGCGCCGCAGAAATACAAAACCATTTCCTCCAAAACTAAGGCATTTCTTCAGTACAAATTCCAGAAATATAAGTTCATTATTACATCCTTTGACTTCTCTCATTTCGATATATTTAAGATGAGACAATATGCACGACCCTGATAACACCACTTCAACATCATCTTCAGAATCCGGCTACATCCAAACGTTTTAAAAGAAAATGGCAGCAAAATATAAGTGAACTGCTTGATCCTATACTAATTTGTTTGGATGATTTCTGAAGCATTCCTAAACAGCAATGAACCCTTGAAGGGATTTTAGAGAtataacaaaaaacaacaaatacCAAGAGTCTGGTTATTTCCTCCTTTGATGTGATAAAAAGTGATTCCACACATGGTGAGCTCGTCAGTAAGAAAGCTAATGCAAACAAGCAGCATCTAATAAAATGCATATCCAGTTTCAAATATCGTAGATTATGAAATTGGGGAAGTTGGCGCTTTATCAAGTTGGGAACTTCTGAGAGAACCTTGTCAAACAATAGAAAAATCATTCAGATTATGTAGAGCCTAGGCTACAATGCACATGGCTAAACAGATCAACGATATGTCGGTTAAGTAGGAAGAATTAAAGAATTCGCAGACCAGGACTCCACCAGAGAAAAATGAAGGCTCTCTCTCAGGTACATAATTTATAGTTCATCTCATAAGCAATGTGGATTACAATAGGTCTGACAAATTATGATCTAGACCTAATTTGGTTGAGATTGCACGGTTCGTTTTAAGTGACTAGCTAGGAATGTGCTAACATATTACGCCTTTACCTCACAAGTCAGCAGTGCTTCTATTTCTTACCTGAACAAACTATCTTTCTGTACTAATTTGTAAATGTTTAAGCTGTCATTCAGGGTGGTTTGCTTGACAAATTAGTAATCTACAGCACCAACTTCACTATGTATTCTAACCCGTTCAAATATTCTAATCACAAAAAGACAAATTCAATTGCTGGATGGTTTACTCAGGGCCGTAGCAAACTAGGACTTCGCTTGACAAATTAGTAATCTACAGCACCAACTTTATACAGACAAACGTATCAAATCCAAAAAGTTGCATAAAAATGATCTTAACATAGGACTTGAATCTAGTTCTTGGTCCAAATAAAAGAGTTTTAGCGTTGTACTATAAAAAAATCTTGCTAAAGCAACATTCTTTACAAATGGAAACTAGGAAAAAACAAAGGAAGCACCCATACCTGAAGGAAATCCGACGATAACATCAGTTCATTCACATTCCGAAATGCCATCAAAAACACCAATATACGCTTAAACAGATCTTCTTTTCCAATATTTGTATCTCCTACTCCTTTTGTCATTTGAACATCAGCAGTGACTATAGAAGAAAGGTTTTCTAGACAATATTCATTTATCATGTAGTCTTCACAGGTGAAAGATGTGAGGTTTGGTGTACACAACTTGATAATTCTTAGCGCACTCTCGCCACAATGACAAGGGCATATGTCCAATACCTTGAGTTTACAAATATTCACACTCAATTCATGACCTGCTATTACGCAAAGCTGTTTATTACAAGGGTTTGAAGAACTGAGCAACTTGATAGGAGCTTATTAACACATTTTATATCATCAGTTTGAAATGCACCCAGAAACAAAGACTCGAGCCGAGGTAAATTCATTGACTTAGGAAGAACTAACGAGCCATTAAAATCAAGTAACAACCTGGTTAACGATACAATGAGGAAGCCTCATAGTCCAAGCAATACTATATTTATATTGGATCTGAATATTTAGTTCTTGAACGTTACGTTTTACAACAGCAAAGATCCATGTATTAAGATGTTTTGCAATCTTTTCCGAACCCCAAGTATAATAAAGATCAAATTTGTTGATGTCGGAGATGTTAAGCATGAGTACACTTTTAACAAATCTCATGAACGATTGCACCTTGTTTTCACCAGCTCTGTTAAATGCATCGGACTCAAAGACTAGAGTGGAGACAGTGGTCCACGTATACCTCCATTTTCTAGACAAAATGCTGGTTTGCACTACATATTTCATGTCCAAGAATGAAAGGATGTGATGAATTAGAGACTCTGGTAAATTACTGAGTCTGTCTTGATTGTTTGAAAATGGCACATTTCTCATTTCTTCCATGTTTATTGAACTTCTAATTAAATTTCAAACTTGAGATTATAGAGATTCACCAAATATAagagaaagccaagacaaaccctagaaattggtAACATTTACCTGAATTAGGCTTTAATGGCGTTGGTTGATTCCGGTTACAGTGGAAGAGAACTCCACCCAAACTTTGATTTCCTCCGGAAAATCATTTGTTAAACCCCTAGACCCAAGCGGACAGCATTTTTGGATTGAGagagagagaaggagaaagagagttGCATTTGCTAGAGCCTAGGTGCAATGAACTCTCTATTTAAGCGGTTCATTTAATCTTACACTCATTTTTCTCTCGAATCTTAATTGCCTTCTGCTGCCGCTGCCTAAACAGCAACCACTATGGCATTGTGTTGGTATCCCTTGACTTATAGCCTGCTCTCAGAAGTTACTTTCCGATTTTTAAAAGTCAAAAAGCAAGAAGTTATTATAGCGCATTTGGATATGCTGATAATAAGAtatggtgaatatcttccacagagAACTTCCCCTGGCTgactcaactgagcatgagatatggtgaatatcttccacaagaGAACTTCCCCTGGCTGACTCAACTGAGCATGACTAGCCGTTGTATGGTTAACACCTCCCTGAAGTTGACGAATGGCTAACTTAGCTGAGCATGACTAGCCATTGCATGCTTAACAGATACAAATCTGCTATCGACCTCAGTCAGAAGCAAAACTGAAATGTTTTTGTTAGTTTTGGTGGGGGTGCGCCAGGCCTTTGCAGTAGTGCAACGCAAAGGCGACGCTCGAGAACCCCAGCAGCAAGCTACTGTGATGGGAACTCTcccatgaaaaaaattaatttaatatcgtgtgagccgatggctcacatatcagatattaaactgataagaacagatactacacttgatcttagccaaaaggccgagaaaggtATGGTTTCTCTAGTCTCACAATTCAGCTTTTATAGGTCACAGTATTCATAATATCTTACAGCTTAACCGATATGGGACAAAAGCTAAAACTCTAAAACATAACAGTTCACAAGTATCCTGCCAAATCTCCATCGGAAGCTATTCCTATGAAACAAGGGGGCAGGCCCAACAGGGGTACTTAAAATCATACTGTACAAATTTTGATTCTCATTGCCAGATTTAAAAGCAGAAGACACTAATCATCTAATACTTAAGATGTTTGGCATCAGTAAGTAAAATGCATGATTGAATTaggaaaaatcaaaatcatatcaTCTTTAAGAAAAAGAGAACTTCAGGAGATCGTAACTAAATACCATAATAAAGTCTTTCTTGATCATTCAAGTTCAATGATACCTTCCTTCCTAACAAATTTTAGAACTATTGAGGTCTCTTCTCTTACGTTCTACATAAAACCAAGATCTTATAAATTTATACAAAAAAGAGAACTGATCCAATTTACCTTTAATACAACTATTCTTTCCTTTACATGTTAACCGAACACCTCTTCGTTGCAAACTGGGCATGCCTGATTAAAAAACACCGTAAGTTAGCTCATTTTTTGTAATCGTTAACATATGGCCAACTCTATAAATCCATAAAGCACACAAATAACAGAGAAATGTTGTTTGTTAGCAACTCATCATGCATAAGTGCAAAATTTTGTGCATATTAAGGTGGATATCCAGCCAGACAGATGTATTTATCATCTGATGATATGAGCCCAGTTTCAAGTCAGGAGTTCcgacaaaagaataacaaacagtctgaaatctgattgcacctagtcagCTTTCAGACAATGAGCCAGCCAAAGAATAAACGCCACCTTAGTTGACAAGAAGAATCAGGTAATTGGATGCAGCTAGTTCCTAATAGATTCTACTGAAGTCCCCAACTCCCGGGCTCTACTCCACAATAAACCAAATGTAAGTGATGCACTACTCACGGAACTCCTCAAAATAAAACTAAGGTTCAGTTAGCTGACAGATGGTGCAACAATTTTGTGGCTTTCAATAGTAGAAACGTATGGAACAAAAGAAGCATCTCTGCACAACTCTCTCTTAACGAGTTCAATATCAACTTATGTCGAGTATGTATCAGAAGATCAGAACCACAAATATATGAAAAATTAGATCTATACTCTTACAGATACCATTTCTGTATTTTAGCTCTATAGTTAAGCTCCACTCTACTTGCAACTGTACTTTTATGTTCTTATCTgttcaagcattttcaaattATCATGCTTATGAATTAATTTCCAAAAGTCAATTCCTATGAATGTTTAGCTACGAGCAGTAGAGTGGAGCTTAACCATAGAGCTAAAATACAGAAACGGTATCTAAAGATTTCAAAAGCAAGAGGAAAAAGAGGATAAGTAAGGATTAGATGATACAAAAAGAGAAATTGAA
The nucleotide sequence above comes from Papaver somniferum cultivar HN1 chromosome 8, ASM357369v1, whole genome shotgun sequence. Encoded proteins:
- the LOC113303472 gene encoding uncharacterized protein LOC113303472, whose protein sequence is MTKGVGDTNIGKEDLFKRILVFLMAFRNVNELMLSSDFLQPDSEDDVEVVLSGSCILSHLKYIEMREVKGCNNELIFLEFVLKKCLSFGGNGFVFLRRWELTLNEYKRRT